In Lycium barbarum isolate Lr01 unplaced genomic scaffold, ASM1917538v2 unchr_scaffold_100, whole genome shotgun sequence, the DNA window ACTAGCTAGGATGCATTAGATCACATTCTTCTACAAGTCTCAAAATTTGCAGGGGGCTGAAGATGTGTAGCAATTTAGTGGACTGTTGATGTATCCTCCATCACCACCATTTTGACAATGTTGGTTTTTCCTTATCCTCTCCCTTTATTGTTTACAGGTTAATGATAAAATTCAGTTTAACCGTTTCtaaaaaccaaaaagaaaaaaatatgtacGATAGATCTGGAGTAGGCTTAAACTCTTTGGTGATATCAGTACTATGCGTCTTCCTACCAAAGCTACTTGATAAAGTTACGACCCCTCCCCACCCCCCCGAGATTGGCAACATGGGCTGAAAGAATAGCTTTCTCTGAAATTACTGTTTGTTCACTTCGTGTCCGAAGACTATCCAGACTCCATCTCTCATTGAATGTCTTATTTAACCAATGAATGCAACAGTTGAAGTCAAATCATCTTAAGTATTTAAAGGAGGAATCTGTGATTCACTACTTGCTTTTCAAATCTCTTCACTTTCTAGAACAAGTATTTAGAAGTGTAAGCaggtttctttttattttaattctccaaatATATCCCAATGTTACAGTAGACTGACTAGGGAAATTTACCATTTCAAGAATGTTAGATGATCTGGGTCATTCTAAGAAGAAAGGTTTTCTAACTTGTGATGAAAAGAGTAACTATTTTCACTAGGCTTGAGTCTTTGAGGAATTGGTTACAGGAAGATACATCATGGTAGGCTTGCTGCAAATTTGGTGATAATATCTTCATAGTTTAGCTGGTAGGCATGTATTTCAAGTTAACTTATTTTGCTTGGCTATATTTGTTTCTCATGTTGTGATGTTTGTGTTATCTTTACTGTGGTTGCTATTGATGAACTCGTCTGGTGAAATTCTATCAGCTTCTTTTCCTTTTGATTCTAAATTTTGATTGGGATGTCTGGTTGCTCGCTGGCATTGCTTCTTGGTAGGAATATGaagtgaaaatgaaagaaaaaggtgAAGAGCCAGTAATGTTTAGGTAACAGAAAGCCTCTCTTGTATAATTAATGCTGGGAGAAATTGCCCTTCTCCTTGATAGTTCATTACATGTTTTTTTCACACTTTCTCTGCAGTCACCTAGGCCCACCTCGAAGGCTAACCGCTGCAGAAGAGGAAGAAAGGGTCAAACACCCTGAACCTGAAGTAAGATCTTActcttaaataattttttttttttaaatggaagTTTCTTTTGCTGATACATGAACGACATGGCATATGTGGATGCAGGACTCAGTTTATTATCACCCTACACTGAATCCTACTGGAGCTCCTCCTCCTGGAAAACCTCCCATGTTTAAGTCATCAATAGGTGTCTATAGTCATTTTCTCATCTTAATTTCAtattgctctctctctctctctccagctCTGATGCTTCCtgcttgctctctctctctctctccagctCTGATGCTTCCTGCTTTAAACTGCAGGACCTAGAATACCATTATCAGCTGCATCATCTAGTGGTGCTGCATTATCGTCGAAGTCAGATGTGGAAGATGACTCTTTATCAGCTCTTCCGCCACCGCCTCCGCCACCTCCATTGCCCCCAAATGGTGATGCAAATTCTGTAGATGGGTCTGTGGTTCTGGCATCTTTGCCTTTACCTCCTCCACCTCCTACGCCCCCAAAGTCTGCAGTGGCAAACATGGGTGCTTCATTGCCATTACCTCCTTTGCCCCCACCTCCTCCTGGTCCCCCGCCAAAGGAACATATCTCTGGTCATCCTCCACTTCCTCCACCTCTTCCCCAACCCCTTCATCAATCTCCTCATTCTGGCACAGGTAAAAATCATTCTGAACTGGATGAGATGGCGTCAACAGAACAAAATCAGGTAGAATTCTTGTTAAATCTCTCATAATATATATAGTTAGTGTGTGTTAATAAGATCCCTTTCTGGGACATTTGGAGAAGTGATCTTATTTATGGTTGCTTGTACTTGGCCCTAAAGTTATTCACGATCTTCTTAACTTCTAGGGGTCATCTATGCTTCCCCCACCACCTCCTCCACCGAGATTGCCATTGAAGTCAGATGGCATGCCTGCTGAGTCTGATGCTAAAGCTTTGGAAACAAAAGATCATCTTAAATTACCTCCACCACCTCCACGACAACAGCCTTCAGGTCCTGGACCTGCCATGGTCCCAACTTTGCAGGCTGATGTATTACCTCCTGGAATATCTCGGTTCCCTCGACCCCCTCCTCCAAGTGATATGCGGCCACCATCCGGAATTGCCATGCAGCCTGCTCCACCTGGAATGATGGTCCCTCTAATGCCAAGACCACCTTTTGGACCTCCTGGGGGACCTCCACTAATGATGAGACCACCTCTTCCACCTGGTCCTCCTCCTTTTCAACAGGATGGTGCTAGACTACTTGCTCCTCAAAAGCCATCATATGTCAAATCAGCTGCTTCAACAGTTGTTAAGAGGCCTCTAGCTCAGCATACACCAGAACTTACATCAATGGTGAGTGATCTTCCATTATTTTTGCTCTGTCTTGTACCTAATTGTTGTCCTCCTGCATTTTTTTAAATCAACTGTAAAGTGTAGTTTAGGGTCATTTGCACCTAATATTTTAGGTTGGATGATAACAAGTATATTAGATTGGATGATAACAAGGGGATTATGGGCAAGTTCAATTCCTTGTCCAAAGTTTGCTAGCAGGGTTACGCACTGTATAACATGCTAGTTATCTACTTCAATCCATTGTTCAGCTTAATATTTTCTAGAATTTCGTACCAGAACTCCCTTGGCCAAGTATAAATTTTGTAGGAGCAAATTTCTGTAACGATATGTTCTTAGTTGAAGATATTATTTTTCCACCATCAAAAGTCAACAAATGCATCGGAAACTAGAAAAAATAAATCAATTGATGGAACTATGAAGTAGGAGTTGATacaattagaaaagaaaaaaaaaaagtataagaCCGTAGTACAAAATTTACAAACAGAATAAGAAAAGTATACAgccaaaaaatgaaaataaaaaaattcaagaaagaaaaagatgTGAACCAAGTGGATTGGTGGAGGTTGTCTAGGATTCTCATTGTTAGATCttacctttaaaaaaaaaaaaaaaaaaaaaaaaaaaactcagtggATTGGAAGGAGGTTGTTTGTTGTCATCAGGAGGCTAAAGAGGACATATCAGGGTTCGGGATGTGGATGCATCCACTTTATTCATGTAATTACAAACATTAGTTGAAGAAACTACAGATGCTTTGAAGGAAAGGCTGAAAGCCCGAAACTGTATATAAGCGGGTGTAGAGGGTTTGTGTCAATTAGCTGTGTGGTGTAACCACACGTATGCATGTGAAGTTGATAACAATGATATTTGCTAGACCTTTTAGCAACTCTTCAGGAAGAGACAGGGATAGATCTCTATACAACTGCGTTTACAATCGTAGAGCTATCTTAGTGCTGGTTTTTGGTTGATGAATAGAACTTTTTGCTCATCATTCAAGAAAATATTAGGTGAAATCCTGTCACTATCATTGTCAAGAAACCATATCCCACCCCCTTTGTTGTCTTTGATGAAGCCCCTATAGTCCGATATCCTTTCTCTTCATATCCCTGGCCAAGTCATCTTCATCGCTAAATGACACCATAGTCGCTATTCTCTCCATCGACCCATAAGTAGAATTGATGTTATTTCTTCATGAAGGGAGAAGAAAATATAGGAGGAGAGGGAGGAGGCGAAAAAATAGAGGGGAAGGGAAGAACTGATGAAAGGAAAAATCTTGAAAAATCGAAAAAGTATCCCTATTTATAAGTTGGGGAAATTTGTCATCCACCTTCAGGATAACTAATCCTAGGTATTTGTATGAATAACCCAAAGGCCGCTTTGTGCAGAGCTGCTAAAATACTCCGGAATTGTGGATTATTTTCCTACTTCAATGTGTAATTTACTCTCTTTCAAATCAAGGAGATAAAGAAGGAAATATGCTTTGGATAAAATGTTTAAACATGCACTATTACCATCCTTATGTTATACTTCCTACAAATTTTCTCTAAGTTGGTTATGCAGTTTGCAATTGTGATTACAATCTCGCACTTAAAGCTCTAATCAATTAATCATAGTTATTCCAGAAAATAAAATCAACATAATACGAGTTTAGTTGAAGAGTTAACTTtaccatttcaaaaaaaaaaaaaaagggtttagtTGAAGAGTTGGAATTCGTTCGGAGGTTTGTGATGAATAGATGCATCTTGGTTTGGATTTATTAATGATTGGGTAGCTTCTATTATTGTTTGAATTAGTTGAGGGATTATGCACTTAAGTTACCTAATGTGGGCGTAAAATGATCATTGTCTCGTCGAACATTTTCTCTTATTTTGCTATCCAAAACGATAACGTAGTGATGAGAATTTTTATGAACACATGTAAAACCACCTTTACTGGGATCTGGACTTGTTCACATTTGATTCAACACATCACTTATTGTGTGCCCATAGGTTCCTGCATCTGTGCGTGTGAGGAGAGAATCTGCACTCCCAAAACCCAGGTCAAAGCCATCTCCTGTGACTACCGTCAACCAGCCTGCAGTAACTCCGCCTGTGGTCAAGCATGAATCTACAAGCGCGTCTGCACCAAAACCTCAAAGCATTGATGACTCATATACGGCATTCTTGGAGGACATGAAAGCTCTTGGTGCTCTCCAAGGATGAAGTAACAAAAATAGAAGAAAGGAAGATGATGGCACGCAGAGGAAACAAGTGGCCGCAGACAGTCTGATATGAATTTGATTTAATTGTGTATGATCTTTGATTTATGTGACCGGTGTCTCGTGGTACTTGAATGTCCATAACTTTGTGGTGCTTTGATCGATCGACCATCTCATTCTTTTGCGTGTATGATCTTTGATTCATCTGTATTGTCATCTTATCTTCCTTGGCATTTTGTCGCCTCTAATCGGCAGTGGATATGCATTAGTCTAGAGGAAGTAGGACAACATATTGTAAGATGGATTCTTGTGAGGAATTTTCTTTTGGCTCTGCTTCCATTGCTTCTTCTTTTCTTATtatatattaatattaatattaattGTAAGTGTTAATATCAATTGTAAGTATTATTGAAGAGTTTATGGTTTAAACAATTCAATCACTCTCAAAGTAGTCTGGAGCTGACATGAGTAATCAAGAGCCTAGAACACAGTTGTGTATTTGACAAACATGTCTGTAGATCATATAGCAGAGTGAGTATAGTGAGCAAGACATTGATTGTAAAAACATTTTTTATAGCTTATGAATATCCGAAGAATATATAGCGTATACAAATTAAATGAGTTTCAATTTCTATGTATGGATTCTTAAAAACACTAAATTCTACTCCCTGTCTCCCTCCATTTCAACTAATGTGTCGGTGTTTGACTAGACATGAAATTTAATAACGAAATATTATGTTTTCGAAAAAAGTTATAAATTGTTTAAGGATAAAATGAGAAATTtatagttaaattatttttaagtaAGGAAGTATGCCATTCAGGTTGAGAAATATTggtacataaattgaaatggagggaatcCGTGACGGTTAGAAAGATTTTGTGGGTCCGTCTCCAATGTCAACTGATGGCATTTAACTTGTAAGAACGGAATTTTGTGACCCAACCTTCAAGGTCACTTTCATTTGAAATTAAGTACTCAataaattaaatattattttaaatcgAACCAGTTGGGTCTCGTAAGATGTCTCAATCTGAATATGAGCAATTGGGTTGAGGAAGAGGATCTGGTCCCATGTTACTGTCAGAACAAAAATCTATATCCACTTATTTTAGTAGATATTCCTTTTTTAAATTGTTTCAATGCAGAAATAAAACCAATCTGAACATTCATTATTATAGCGAATAGCGAATAGAGTAGAAAAATGGCAAAGAATGTTTACTTCAGCTCTTACGTCACgtcacttcaattccaagatcacTTTCACTTTGATAAAATACTTGTCATTCTTCCGTTCTGAAAACACTTAAAAAGAGCTgatttattgtttttcttcataaagctgcAGTTTCAAGTTACTTTATAAGAATTAAACCGtatgctttttctttctttaagtGTTAAGTCACTAGAACATTTAGCGGGTACCATTCATGTGCGGGTGGAAAATTGTACAGATTAGTAATTTTTTATGTATTTGTAGTTATTATATATaatcatatatatgttatattcCCTTGGCTATTTTGTGcatttattttttcatattttaactCTCCTTAAAGAAAATCCTAACTCCGCCATTGCATGTGCCATGGTCAATTACCCTCATGATTATATATAGTTTTGTTCTAGATCTAAACTTTAGAGCCAATTTTGTGAAATCAATGTTGAGACAAGAAATCAACCAAGATCCATCCAGCCTGTGCTTTGTCAAACAAATTCAGCGTTTTCGGCTCTACCATCCAATATATTAATCTAGTTGCAAATCCATCCCTATTAATTCAACTTGTATTTATGACAAGGCATTTATCATGTAAAGTCAACTGCTTAGAGATGGACCCCTCCCATTTCTATAAACACATTACGTCAAATGACCCTTGTGATTATGTGAAAATAACAGATTCATATGgaggagaaataaatattttaacataCTCTTGGTATTTTCAAATTTGCAAAGGGACTGATGGGAAGATTGGACCAATAATACAGGAGTTGGTAGCTTCATCCAGTGTGTTCAAAAGTTTAAAGCACAGAAAGTTGTCATTTTTATAGATTCCTATTGAGTATTAGGAACTAAGGATGTGTCATATGTTGAAAAGACTCTGATGTAgcatcaaatataactttttatTGCACGTAGGAGTCATGGGAAGGAGTTCCTTTGTCATATTCATCCTTCTTTTGAACTTTTTGCAGATTCTTGATCGTTCTTTTTCACTTCCCTTATGTACTGATTCAAGTAAGTTTCAGCATTTGCACTGTTCCATTAGAAGTTCGtcctgaaaaaaaaaatcttatttgcAGTTCTAATTTGGATTTGATTGTCGTTACGTCATGTGTTATAGGGGCTCCTCTTCAGCAAAAGACTCCTCTATCATTCTGTTCTTACAATGGAACTTCATGCTGCAACTCCACTGATGATAAAAAACTTCAGACTCAATTTAATGCTATGAACATTTCTGATTCTGGATGTGCTTCTCTTGTAAAATCCATACTCTGCTCGGTAAGAACATAATCATTTTTATTCCTTATAATTAtcataaaaaaaatgtaaaagcTTGAGATTTGAACAAATTGATTTCATATTCTTGTCTTCTTGCTATATGAAGATGTAACTATGAGGTTTAACTCTAGTTTTTAGTATAAGAACCTATATTATCACAACAATTAGTCCACTGCTGACCCTTTAAATTCTTTCTTGTTCGTGAAGCTCAAAATGCTCTATTTACTCTTAATAATCTACATCATGATAGCTCTTGTTGATCTCTGTACTAATTTATTTTGGAAGCTTTCAATCACTTAGAATTGACTAAAAATGTGTATACAGTCAATCCTCTATATAACATCGTTTATTCGGATATTTTATGGCTGCTATAGCAAAATGATGttataacaacatacccagtgtaatctcacaagtggggaaCATATGATGTTATGGAGAACATATGATAtacataacatgaaaaatcggatctAAAGAAAACTTAGCCGTTATGGTGCAATGCTGTTacagagaggtctgactgtactCATATCCGATAGTATAGATTAAGGATTTAACTTCCTTTATGCAATTACCTTTGTCATTGGCTGTTGATGCATGGAGTTTCGTATTTTCACTTTTTGCAGAAATGTGATAAATTTTCAGCAGAGCTGTTCAGATCTAATTCCTTTCCTCGACAACTTCCGATCCTGTGCAACTCCACAACTTCAGCGAATTCAACCCAAAGTAGCCAAGCTAAGAATGGCTTTTGCTCTGAAGTATGGACCACATGTCAAAATGTGTCTATCATAAGTTCTCCTTTTGCTACTTCTGTCAAGTCCAATTCCACAAAGTTGGTAGATCTCTGGAAATCACAAACAGATTTCTGTAATGCATTTGGTGGACCTTCTAGTGATGGATCAGTATGCTTTGCTGGAGAACCTGTCACCTTAAATACCACCAAACCTATAAGTCCTCCAGGCGGTTTGTGCCTCGAGAAAATTGGGAATGGTAGTTACCTCAATATGGTTGCTCATCCTGATGGCTCTAATCGTGCTTTCTTCTCGAATCAGCAAGGGAAAATATGGTTGGCTACTATTCCAGAAGTCGATTCGGGAGAGCTTTTACAGCTTGATGAATCTAATTCTTTCTTGGACTTAACAGATGAAGTTCATTTTGACACTGAATTAGGGATGATGGGGTTTGCATTTCATCCAATGTTCTCACAAAACGGACGATTCTTTGTTTCGTTCAATTGTGATAAGCAAGCATGGCCTGGATGCGGAGGAAGATGTTCTTGTAACTCAGATGTGGATTGTGATCCATCAAAACTACCTAGTGATAGCGGTTCCCAGCCGTGCCAATATCAAGCTGTGATAGCAGAATTTACTGCTGGTGGAATAGGATCCCAGCCAACACAGGTAAGTTTGAGAGTTTTTTgggcttttttcatttttggcccgaCGGCCGAAATTAATTATGGACTCTAGCCAAAtatacaaagcatatacattgattatgtataatatatgtatttatgtatacAATACGTATATTTATACGTAATTACAAAACATAAACATTTTGTTGCTATTATTCTTCTGGGTGGTCCAAAAAACGTAATTATCCCTTTTCTTTGCTTAGATCTAGATGATTATAAGTGAAATTGTGTTTGTTTTTTTTCAGGCAAAAACTGCCAATCCAAAAGAAGTCAGAAGGATATTCACCATGGGCCTTCCGTTTACAAGTCATCACGGAGGCCAGATACTTTTTGGACCGAGAGATGGATATTTGTACTTCATGATGGGTGATGGTGGAGGTATAGGTGATCCTTACAATTTCGCCCAAAACAAGAAGTCATTGCTAGGAAAGATTTTAAGGCTTGATGTTGATAGCAAAACCAGTAAGTTCCCTTTGAGTTCTATATATGCTAAGTATTATCAATGGTCTTGCAACTACTAAGCTACCTCAACAAGATGTTTAGGGAAAAAAGATACTAAAAAAACAATCTGAGTATTCATAATCTCAGGTATAGATCAAACAGAAAGCAATAAATCATTTTCATAATTATCTCAGCTAAGTTATAAGTTCATCAAACTTTGGCCCTTTTATCAATGATCCCCCACAAAGGGAAGTGTTGAATTGTTTTGTATGTTCAAGTGAATTTAGACTTCACTGTTTTTGATCAACTGATTTATCAGTTCGTGCCCCTTATTTTGCTTCTTGTGCATGTTTGTGTAGATGAAGCAGAGATCACGAAGCTCGGATTATGGGGAAACTATTCCATACCAGAGGATAATCCTTACATTGAAGATAAAGAGTTGCAGCCTGAAATATGGGCACTAGGAATGCGAAATCCTTGGCGCTGCAGTTTTGATTCTGCCAGACCATCTTACTTCATGTGTGCTGATGTAGGACAGGTAATTTTACTCTCCAAGAATTACTTATAATCCTTGTCTTTTTAATAGGTGATAGATGTTCTCTTGAAGGTGTCCTTTTTCAGACAGCAGCATTTTGACATTGGACTTATAAGCATTTTATGTTTCATAGGATATATCTGAAGAGGTGAATATAATCAGCAAAGGTGGTAACTATGGCTGGCGCGTGTACGAGGGTCCCTATCTTTATACCCCTCAAAAGTCACCTGGAGGAAATACATCTTTGAGCTCCATTAACCCCATTTTCCCAGTCATGGGATATAATCACTCTGATGTGAATAAGAATGGAGGGTCAGCTTCAATTACTGGTGGATACTTCTATAGATCCATGACTGATCCCTGCATGCATGGAAGGTGAGTCCTTTAGTCCAATATTGTCAAGGTTGAACGTTACCACTTAGTTGCTAAACAAATATTGACTTGATGATTGTAGTCAACCAGTTGATCTCACACATTTTTTAAAAATCTTTTCTGAATAAATCCTTAGAATGTCCCATactatgttgcttggactcttcaaaaatgccaCCGAGTGTGTATCAAATCCTCCAAAAGTTAGTGCATTTTTGGGAGGACCATATACGGGTGAGGCAATATTTTTAAGGAGTCCGGGCATCTGCCACATTAGTTTAGGGAATAGGATGCtgtctccttatatggtcttgAGCTAGCTCACAAATTGGGTAATTCTCACCTCGTGAGCTAGCTCTTGAGATTTGAGTTAAACCCAATATTCATATTCTTAACGTGATATCAGAGCTAGACCCATCCCTATTCTTGGTTTATCATATTCATGCCCCTATATTATATTTGTTCACGCTCGAGATGTCTAGTTCTGAATATGTAGGGTGTATAAGAGATTGAGGTAGGCAAAAGTCCATTTTGTTGAACTAGCGAAAGTCCATTTTGTTGAACTATGGTAATGACAGGTGATATTTTGCAGGTATCTTTTTGCAGATTTGTATGCAGGTTCCATGTGGGCGGGTACTGAAAATCCAGAGAACGGTGCGACATTTAACACCACTCAAATTTCTTTCGACTGTGCTCAGAAATCACCAATAGATTGTACCTTTGTACCTGGAAGCTCATTTCCATCTTTAGGCTACATATTTTCATATGGTGAGGATAACAAGAAGGATATGTATGTCCTTGCAAGTAGTGGAGTTTACAGAGTTGTTCGTCCAAGTCGTTGTAAATACACTTGTGCAAAGGAAAATTCTTCTGCTATTGTTGATGATATACCAGCTGGTCCTCCAACTGCTTCATCTCCCTCAGCAGCAAACATGTTAACAGGTTCATACAATAATTGTGTACTCATGTTCTTGTCTTTTATATTGATGCTGGCTAGTTGGTTTTAGTAAGCTGCTAAAAAATGTTAATGTATAGATCAGAGATGCGTAGGCTTCTCAATGGACAAGTCTTGTACAATAAAGATTATTCTTTCTCTTCTGAGTTGTATCAGAAGTAACATATCAATATTTTATGGTAACGAGGCGAAGGGTTCAAACCTCATCAATAGCATTCAGTAGCGTAGAGTTCGTTCCCCTTTCCCCCTTTATCCTCATGCGATAAAACAGAAAATGATGATCAATATCTTTTGTTGTTTGTAGAAGTTGAGATTAGGCTTTATCATTTAAACTTTAGATTATCACCAGTACAAGGGGATTCTTTAAAGAATGTTTTTCTCTATAAAAATGTTCTTTATTTATGTGCATCAATGATATTTGGTACATTCACATGCGGGAAAAAAAATACAAAAGTAAATGTCAACTTGATACACGAAGTAAAACTTGAAACCTCCACAATTCTCGACTCGTACCTACTTGCAAGGCAAATTGTGACAACAGAAACAACATTGCTTGTGCGACTCAGACCCAATTGCAATATGAATTGTTACACTAGACCGACACTACTTGTGAAAAATGCTGCTATGCCCGCTGATTGGAAATAGCGAAAAACTATACCCACCACAACCTGGACTATACAAAGTTGACGGTCAACCTTTATATGCTATTCAAGAACAGGAATCTGTCAATAAAGAATTAAACTGTCATTTTCCCTGGATATCTTTGTCAATACCAAATAGTCATTCTGTTGATTTTGCTGCTTTAACAGTTTGTTCATATTTCAAAATCAACGCTGGTCCACCACATAGCATGTCAAATGTCAATTTCCCGACACGGCCAGCCTTACGTGTGACCATAGTAATTACATGTTGAATAAGTCAACGACATACCTTAAATACAAACCACATGAAATAAAAACAGATCAAATTTCTTTTTGATAAAGAGAAGGAAGTTAAAAAAGAAACTTCAAGGAACATAAGAAACTTTCATGGAATCTCAGATTTGTTTCCTTCTGTTGCTGTTATTCTATGGTAAGTTACATCCAGAAGTGTGTAGTGATAACTCTCAAATGCACATTTATGTACCCACTTCGAAAAGTATGTTATAAAAACTATTATATGAAAGAAACGATAGGGAAGGTAGagaaagcaacaaaaaaaaaaaaaaattcaaggcaCTAAGCAGTAACCCTGTCATATTAAAAACCAAGTCCTCCAACAAATATACAGATCATTGTTCTATTTAAGTGCAAAACTTGTCTATCCTTGTTCCTTGGACAGTtatcataataagtgtcatctcaTGTTACAGCATTGAGGCCGGCCTAGCTGTTGTAATTTGTTCCACATGCAAATCATCTGTCTAGGGGACTGGTAATGAGCGGTATAATAATCGTCTACACATCCAGCTTGGGAGAACTTCAAGCTGTGTACATATTGCACAGGTCTTGATGAGCTATTAAATTTCTCGACCCACATTCCCATGCTCACGTCCTCCATCTTGAACAACTGCACATCGGGGAGCTAGTTAGCTATTTCACGAGTATTAACATATGAAAAAAGATACCAGGGATATTTGTCTACCTTTAGCTTATGTCGATCGAACTCTGAGACGATGAAGTTTGCAATGGCTGATGAAATAATGTAACCCGGTCCATTCGCATAAGGTGGATACTCTTCTTCTGGCCATTCCTGAGAAATAAGACGAGAAACTCGGATTTCATGGGATTCTAGAAGGCCAGAATACAGAGTAACTAAAACTAAAGGAGATCGAGAAGACAAAAAACTAGACGATATCAAGAGATACTCCATGCAGATACCTAGTAATAGTTAAAATAGCATTTGCTGAAAATTCCATGCAGATAACTAGCAATAATTAAAATAGCATTTGCTGAAAATTCATGCATTCCCAGTCCAAACAGCTTTACTGTATTCCCCTTGAAAAGCATCTCTATTCTATGCATGTTAGTTAGA includes these proteins:
- the LOC132625604 gene encoding protein EARLY FLOWERING 5-like, with the translated sequence SRISWNFRVLLILILIGRYLTYAEAEGALDKARKHRKRQLEDTLNLVLKKRKEYEVKMKEKGEEPVMFSHLGPPRRLTAAEEEERVKHPEPEDSVYYHPTLNPTGAPPPGKPPMFKSSIGPRIPLSAASSSGAALSSKSDVEDDSLSALPPPPPPPPLPPNGDANSVDGSVVLASLPLPPPPPTPPKSAVANMGASLPLPPLPPPPPGPPPKEHISGHPPLPPPLPQPLHQSPHSGTGKNHSELDEMASTEQNQGSSMLPPPPPPPRLPLKSDGMPAESDAKALETKDHLKLPPPPPRQQPSGPGPAMVPTLQADVLPPGISRFPRPPPPSDMRPPSGIAMQPAPPGMMVPLMPRPPFGPPGGPPLMMRPPLPPGPPPFQQDGARLLAPQKPSYVKSAASTVVKRPLAQHTPELTSMVPASVRVRRESALPKPRSKPSPVTTVNQPAVTPPVVKHESTSASAPKPQSIDDSYTAFLEDMKALGALQG
- the LOC132625602 gene encoding HIPL1 protein-like isoform X1 codes for the protein MGRSSFVIFILLLNFLQILDRSFSLPLCTDSRAPLQQKTPLSFCSYNGTSCCNSTDDKKLQTQFNAMNISDSGCASLVKSILCSKCDKFSAELFRSNSFPRQLPILCNSTTSANSTQSSQAKNGFCSEVWTTCQNVSIISSPFATSVKSNSTKLVDLWKSQTDFCNAFGGPSSDGSVCFAGEPVTLNTTKPISPPGGLCLEKIGNGSYLNMVAHPDGSNRAFFSNQQGKIWLATIPEVDSGELLQLDESNSFLDLTDEVHFDTELGMMGFAFHPMFSQNGRFFVSFNCDKQAWPGCGGRCSCNSDVDCDPSKLPSDSGSQPCQYQAVIAEFTAGGIGSQPTQAKTANPKEVRRIFTMGLPFTSHHGGQILFGPRDGYLYFMMGDGGGIGDPYNFAQNKKSLLGKILRLDVDSKTNEAEITKLGLWGNYSIPEDNPYIEDKELQPEIWALGMRNPWRCSFDSARPSYFMCADVGQDISEEVNIISKGGNYGWRVYEGPYLYTPQKSPGGNTSLSSINPIFPVMGYNHSDVNKNGGSASITGGYFYRSMTDPCMHGRYLFADLYAGSMWAGTENPENGATFNTTQISFDCAQKSPIDCTFVPGSSFPSLGYIFSYGEDNKKDMYVLASSGVYRVVRPSRCKYTCAKENSSAIVDDIPAGPPTASSPSAANMLTGSYNNCVLMFLSFILMLASWF
- the LOC132625602 gene encoding HIPL1 protein-like isoform X2 produces the protein MNISDSGCASLVKSILCSKCDKFSAELFRSNSFPRQLPILCNSTTSANSTQSSQAKNGFCSEVWTTCQNVSIISSPFATSVKSNSTKLVDLWKSQTDFCNAFGGPSSDGSVCFAGEPVTLNTTKPISPPGGLCLEKIGNGSYLNMVAHPDGSNRAFFSNQQGKIWLATIPEVDSGELLQLDESNSFLDLTDEVHFDTELGMMGFAFHPMFSQNGRFFVSFNCDKQAWPGCGGRCSCNSDVDCDPSKLPSDSGSQPCQYQAVIAEFTAGGIGSQPTQAKTANPKEVRRIFTMGLPFTSHHGGQILFGPRDGYLYFMMGDGGGIGDPYNFAQNKKSLLGKILRLDVDSKTNEAEITKLGLWGNYSIPEDNPYIEDKELQPEIWALGMRNPWRCSFDSARPSYFMCADVGQDISEEVNIISKGGNYGWRVYEGPYLYTPQKSPGGNTSLSSINPIFPVMGYNHSDVNKNGGSASITGGYFYRSMTDPCMHGRYLFADLYAGSMWAGTENPENGATFNTTQISFDCAQKSPIDCTFVPGSSFPSLGYIFSYGEDNKKDMYVLASSGVYRVVRPSRCKYTCAKENSSAIVDDIPAGPPTASSPSAANMLTGSYNNCVLMFLSFILMLASWF